In the Rutidosis leptorrhynchoides isolate AG116_Rl617_1_P2 unplaced genomic scaffold, CSIRO_AGI_Rlap_v1 contig331, whole genome shotgun sequence genome, one interval contains:
- the LOC139882971 gene encoding protein SMALL AUXIN UP-REGULATED RNA 12-like translates to MEDNSGAKFSGIWQVVKLKELLNKWQNVTPGPKLITPRSGEVPGGIPPATNRRIADIKSSCDSDEDSSCHSPEPPPDVPKGYLAVYVGPELRRFIIPTTYLGHSVFKVLLEKTEEEYGFEQGGALTIPCEIETFKYLLKCIENQPKDQPLESEGKISVLSCVASNVL, encoded by the coding sequence ATGGAAGACAATAGTGGTGCCAAATTTAGCGGAATCTGGCAAGTCGTCAAACTGAAAGAACTGTTAAACAAATGGCAGAACGTCACACCGGGCCCCAAACTAATCACTCCTCGATCCGGCGAAGTTCCAGGTGGCATTCCGCCGGCAACAAACAGGAGGATCGCCGATATCAAGAGCAGCTGTGATTCGGATGAGGACAGCAGCTGTCACAGCCCGGAACCACCGCCGGATGTTCCTAAGGGGTATTTGGCGGTTTACGTGGGACCAGAACTTCGGAGGTTTATAATTCCTACCACTTATCTTGGACACTCAGTGTTCAAGGTTTTGCTAGAAAAGACTGAGGAAGAGTACGGTTTCGAACAAGGTGGGGCCCTTACCATCCCTTGCGAGATCGAGACTTTTAAGTATCTACTCAAATGCATCGAGAACCAGCCCAAGGATCAACCCCTTGAAAGCGAGGGTAAGATTTCTGTTCTTTCTTGCGTTGCAAGTAATGTGTTGTAG
- the LOC139882972 gene encoding uncharacterized protein, translating to MSRISRAGFRFLKQLSTRGESVCISRHLLCRSSNQFHHQPLFQAHTEMEVLHGGMFQKHHRFCTAATSEEAGEQKQMISVTFVEKDGEEQQIKVPIGMSILEAAHYNDIELEGACEASLACSTCHVIVMDTEYYNKLDDPTDEENDMLDLAFGLTETSRLGCQVIASPELDGIRLALPGATRNFAVDGFIPKPH from the exons ATGTCTAGAATTTCAAGAGCTGGATTTCGGTTCCTCAAACAGCTATCTACAAGag GAGAGAGTGTATGCATCTCTAGACACCTACTATGTAGGTCTTCCAATCAATTTCATCATCAACCTCTG TTTCAAGCACATACAGAAATGGAGGTTTTGCATGGTGGCATGTTTCAGAAACATCATCGTTTTTGTACAGCAGCAACAAGTGAGGAAGCTGGTGAACAGAAACAAAT GATATCAGTGACATTTGTCGAAAAAGATGGAGAAGAACAGCAGATTAAGGTTCCGATTGGAATGTCAATCTTAGAAGCTGCCCACTATAATGATATAGAACTTGAAG GAGCTTGTGAAGCCTCACTTGCATGCTCTACTTGCCATGTCATAGTGATG GATACAGAATACTACAACAAATTAGATGACCCGACTGATGAGGAGAATGATATGTTGGATCTGGCATTTGGGCTTACAGAAAC GTCTCGTCTTGGTTGTCAAGTTATTGCCTCGCCTGAACTAGATGGAATTCGCTTAGCACTTCCTGGTGCTACTCGAAACTTCGCTGTGGATGGCTTTATTCCAAAACCACATTAG